Proteins encoded within one genomic window of Bradyrhizobium sp. 186:
- the trbE gene encoding conjugal transfer protein TrbE codes for MMNLAEYRRSNTRLADFLPWAALVDEGIILNKDGSFQRTARFRGPDLDSSVPAELVAVAGRLNNALRRLGSGWAVFVEAQRHSAGRYPPDTFPDVASALVDAERKAQFEEAGSHYESSYYLTFLYLPPAESAAVAERLLYEGSHRAAGADAREVLAGFVDRTGRVLQLVEGFMPECGWLDDEQTLTYLHSTVSTKRHRVRVPEIPMYLDALLADQSLTGGLEPMLGEAHLRVLTLVGFPTATTPGILDELNRLAFPYRWSTRAIMLDKTDATKLLTRIRRQWFAKRKSIAAILKEVMTNEASALLDTDAHNKAMDADSALQELGSDQIAEVFVTATVTVWDGDPRAADEKLRLAEKVVQGRDFTCMAETVNAVEAWLGSLPGQTYANVRQPPVSTLNLAHMIPLSAVWAGEVRDHHLNAPPLFFGKTEGSTPFRFSLHVGDVGHTLVIGPTGAGKSVLLALMALQFRRYGEAQIFAFDFGGSIRASAIATGGDWHDLGGALESSEFVALQPLARIDDVGERGWASDWIASILTRERIEVTPDTKDHVWSALTSLASAPITERTLTGLSVLLQSNALKRALQPYCLGGPYARLLDGEHERLGKASVQVFETDGLIGTSAAPAVLAYLFHRIEDRLDGRPTLLIIDEGWLALDDADFAGKLREWLKTLRKKNASVVFATQSLADIDGSKIAPAIIESCPTRILLPNDRAIEPQIMAIYRRFGLNDRQIEILARATPKRHYYCQSRRGNRLFELGLGEIALAFAAASSKADQALVDRVLAEHGRDEFVTGWLKARDLGWACNLIPQLAKQGAL; via the coding sequence ATGATGAATCTTGCCGAATATCGCCGTTCAAACACGCGCCTTGCCGACTTCCTGCCTTGGGCGGCCCTGGTCGATGAGGGCATCATTCTCAACAAGGATGGATCCTTTCAGCGAACGGCCCGGTTCAGAGGGCCGGATCTCGACAGCTCAGTGCCTGCCGAGCTTGTTGCTGTCGCAGGCCGCCTCAACAATGCGCTCCGTCGCCTCGGATCGGGGTGGGCCGTCTTCGTCGAGGCGCAGCGGCATTCGGCAGGACGCTATCCGCCGGATACATTCCCGGACGTCGCCTCGGCGCTGGTGGATGCGGAGCGGAAAGCGCAATTCGAGGAGGCCGGCAGCCACTATGAGTCGAGCTACTATCTGACTTTCCTCTATCTGCCTCCGGCAGAGAGTGCGGCCGTGGCGGAGCGCCTGCTGTACGAGGGCAGCCATCGCGCTGCGGGAGCGGATGCGCGCGAGGTGCTTGCCGGCTTTGTCGACCGGACCGGCCGCGTCCTGCAGCTCGTCGAGGGTTTCATGCCGGAATGTGGCTGGCTCGATGACGAGCAAACGCTGACCTACCTGCATTCGACGGTCTCGACCAAACGGCATCGCGTGCGCGTGCCAGAAATTCCGATGTATCTCGATGCGTTGCTTGCCGATCAATCCCTGACAGGAGGTCTCGAGCCCATGCTGGGCGAGGCGCATCTGCGCGTTCTGACGCTCGTGGGGTTTCCGACCGCGACCACGCCCGGAATTCTCGACGAGCTGAACCGGCTGGCATTCCCGTATCGCTGGTCGACGCGGGCGATCATGCTCGACAAGACAGATGCCACAAAGCTCCTCACCAGGATCAGGCGGCAATGGTTTGCCAAGCGCAAGTCGATCGCGGCGATCCTGAAGGAGGTGATGACGAACGAGGCCTCCGCGCTTCTGGATACCGATGCCCACAACAAGGCGATGGACGCCGACAGTGCGCTCCAGGAATTGGGCTCGGATCAGATCGCAGAGGTCTTCGTCACGGCAACGGTCACGGTCTGGGACGGGGATCCTCGCGCAGCCGACGAAAAGCTCCGCCTCGCCGAAAAGGTCGTCCAGGGCCGCGACTTCACCTGCATGGCCGAGACGGTCAATGCCGTCGAAGCCTGGCTCGGCAGCCTGCCGGGACAAACGTACGCAAACGTCCGCCAGCCGCCGGTCTCGACCCTGAACCTCGCCCATATGATCCCGCTATCTGCCGTATGGGCCGGAGAGGTGAGGGATCACCACCTCAACGCGCCCCCATTGTTCTTCGGTAAGACTGAAGGTTCCACGCCATTCCGGTTTTCTCTGCATGTCGGAGATGTCGGCCACACCCTGGTCATCGGACCGACGGGCGCCGGCAAGTCGGTGCTGCTGGCGCTCATGGCGCTGCAGTTCCGCCGCTATGGCGAGGCGCAGATCTTTGCGTTCGACTTCGGCGGTTCGATCCGCGCATCGGCCATCGCCACGGGGGGCGACTGGCATGATCTCGGCGGCGCGCTGGAATCGTCAGAATTCGTCGCGCTCCAGCCGCTTGCGCGCATCGACGATGTCGGTGAGCGAGGCTGGGCATCCGACTGGATCGCATCGATCCTGACGCGCGAGCGGATCGAGGTCACGCCTGACACCAAGGATCATGTCTGGTCGGCGTTGACCTCGCTCGCCTCGGCGCCGATTACGGAGCGGACGCTGACTGGCCTCTCCGTTCTTCTGCAATCCAACGCTCTCAAGCGCGCGCTGCAGCCCTACTGCCTCGGTGGGCCATACGCGCGGTTGCTGGACGGCGAGCACGAAAGGCTGGGTAAAGCCTCCGTCCAGGTGTTTGAGACCGACGGATTGATCGGGACCTCTGCCGCGCCCGCAGTTCTGGCCTATCTGTTTCACCGGATCGAGGACCGCTTAGACGGTCGTCCGACACTGCTCATCATCGACGAAGGCTGGCTTGCGCTCGATGATGCCGATTTTGCCGGCAAGCTCCGCGAATGGCTCAAAACGCTTCGCAAGAAGAACGCCTCCGTCGTTTTTGCGACCCAGTCGCTTGCCGATATCGACGGCTCGAAAATCGCGCCTGCCATCATCGAGAGCTGCCCGACCCGGATCCTGTTGCCAAACGATCGCGCCATCGAGCCACAGATCATGGCGATCTATCGCCGCTTTGGGCTGAACGACCGCCAGATCGAGATCCTCGCCCGCGCCACCCCCAAGCGACACTACTACTGCCAATCCCGACGCGGCAACCGCCTGTTCGAGCTCGGACTTGGCGAAATCGCGCTCGCCTTTGCGGCCGCCTCGTCCAAAGCCGACCAGGCTCTCGTCGATCGGGTGCTTGCCGAGCACGGAAGGGACGAGTTCGTCACCGGTTGGCTCAAGGCGCGAGACCTCGGTTGGGCCTGCAATCTCATTCCGCAGCTCGCCAAACAAGGAGCGCTCTGA
- a CDS encoding VirB3 family type IV secretion system protein: protein MEEPVAGFIAPVHRALTEPILMGGAPRAVAIANGTLAAALGLGLRLWVAGLLLWFVGHMAAIWAAKRDSDFVEVVRRHVRIPSHLKS from the coding sequence ATGGAGGAGCCAGTCGCAGGCTTTATCGCGCCCGTGCATCGTGCGCTCACCGAGCCTATCCTGATGGGCGGTGCGCCGCGCGCCGTGGCGATCGCCAACGGCACGTTAGCGGCGGCACTCGGTCTTGGGCTGCGCCTGTGGGTTGCCGGCCTTCTCCTCTGGTTCGTCGGCCACATGGCCGCCATCTGGGCCGCAAAACGCGATTCCGATTTCGTGGAAGTCGTGCGCCGGCACGTCCGTATTCCAAGCCACCTCAAATCCTAG
- a CDS encoding TrbC/VirB2 family protein has protein sequence MTMPSSLRRASIPATAIVTLWLNSIPACAAGSNMPWEQPLNQILQSVEGPVAKIIAVIIIIVTGLSLAFGDTSGGFRRLVQIVFGLSIAFAASSFFLSFFSFGGGVVI, from the coding sequence ATGACGATGCCTTCATCTCTCCGCCGCGCCAGCATTCCGGCCACGGCAATTGTGACCCTTTGGCTGAACAGTATCCCGGCTTGCGCCGCTGGCTCAAATATGCCGTGGGAGCAACCGCTCAACCAGATTTTGCAATCGGTCGAGGGTCCCGTCGCCAAGATTATCGCGGTCATCATCATCATCGTAACCGGGCTCTCGCTCGCATTTGGCGACACGTCTGGTGGCTTTCGTCGCCTGGTTCAGATCGTGTTCGGTCTGTCCATCGCCTTTGCGGCATCAAGCTTCTTTCTGTCTTTCTTCTCCTTCGGCGGCGGCGTGGTGATCTAA
- the trbB gene encoding P-type conjugative transfer ATPase TrbB, producing MLRTALGPAIAGFLEDPAIVEVMLNPDGRLWIDRLSSGLTDTGKNISPSDGERIIRVVAHYVGAEVHPGSPRISAELPQTGERFEGLLPPVVAAPTFAIRKPAVAVFSLEDYVAVGVITPDQAGALRDAVCARKNILVAGGTSTGKTTLTNALLAEVAKTTDRVVLIEDTRELQCLAPNLVALRTKDGLISLSDLVRSSLRLRPDRIPIGEVRGAEALDLLKAWSTGHPGGIGTIHAGTALGALRRLEQLVQEAVVTVPRPLIAETINVIAVLSGRGAERRLSELARVTGLGASGDYSLSAIGDRS from the coding sequence ATGCTGCGTACCGCGTTGGGGCCCGCCATCGCAGGGTTTTTGGAAGATCCGGCAATCGTCGAGGTGATGCTCAATCCCGATGGCCGACTGTGGATCGACCGACTGTCGAGCGGCCTTACGGATACTGGCAAGAATATATCCCCCTCTGACGGAGAGCGAATCATCCGCGTGGTGGCTCACTACGTGGGTGCCGAGGTTCATCCCGGGAGCCCGCGGATTTCTGCCGAGCTGCCCCAGACGGGGGAGCGCTTTGAGGGGCTCCTGCCGCCGGTCGTTGCTGCGCCAACATTTGCGATCCGAAAGCCGGCGGTCGCCGTGTTCAGCCTCGAGGATTACGTCGCAGTCGGCGTCATCACGCCGGATCAGGCCGGTGCATTGAGGGATGCAGTTTGCGCGCGCAAGAACATTCTGGTCGCCGGCGGCACCTCGACCGGCAAGACGACACTGACCAATGCCCTTCTCGCCGAGGTGGCTAAAACGACTGACCGTGTCGTTCTCATCGAAGATACGCGCGAGCTTCAGTGCTTGGCGCCAAACCTCGTGGCGCTCCGCACGAAGGACGGCTTGATCTCGCTTTCCGACCTGGTCCGTTCGTCGCTTCGTCTGCGCCCCGATCGAATTCCCATTGGTGAGGTGCGCGGAGCCGAGGCGCTCGATTTGCTCAAGGCCTGGAGCACAGGACATCCGGGCGGAATCGGCACGATCCATGCCGGAACGGCGCTCGGGGCGCTACGCCGACTCGAGCAGCTGGTCCAGGAAGCTGTCGTCACAGTCCCCCGGCCGCTTATCGCCGAAACAATCAACGTGATCGCGGTGCTCAGCGGCCGCGGCGCCGAACGCCGCTTGAGCGAGCTCGCCCGCGTCACCGGCTTAGGAGCATCAGGTGATTACAGCCTTTCTGCAATTGGAGACCGGTCATGA